One segment of Polypterus senegalus isolate Bchr_013 chromosome 8, ASM1683550v1, whole genome shotgun sequence DNA contains the following:
- the ndufa12 gene encoding NADH dehydrogenase [ubiquinone] 1 alpha subcomplex subunit 12, translating into MILEWFDLRTASFHTELFSSGRKLSFCRLKMAEYVRVFRRAVEQLRGHGGLRGTLLQFFRVNDLKTGALVGTDKYGNKYYEDKYYFFGRHRWVIYTMEMNGKRTVWEVDGSMVPPEWHRWLHCMTEEPPTTHPPVPRKFIWENHKFNQSGTSGQYVPFSTTRKKIQAWEPPKVSSN; encoded by the exons ATGATATTGGAGTGGTTCGATTTGAGGACCGCCAGCTTCCATACGGAACTCTTTTCCTCGGGCCGGAAATTGTCATTCTGCCGTCTGAAGATGGCGGAGTACGTGCGGGTGTTTCGGCGAGCCGTGGAGCAGTTACGAGGTCATGGAGGGTTGCGGGGAACCTTACTGCAGTTCTTCag agtaaaCGACCTAAAAACTGGTGCCCTTGTTGGAACAGACAAATATGGCAACAAGTATTATGAAGataaatattatttctttg GCCGGCATAGATGGGTTATATATACTATGGAGATGAATGGGAAAAGGACAGTCTGGGAGGTCGATGGCAGCATGGTACCGCCAGAATG GCACCGCTGGCTTCACTGCATGACTGAAGAACCACCCACTACCCATCCTCCTGTGCCACGCAAGTTTATCTGGGAAAATCATAAATTTAACCAAAGTGGCACTTCGGGTCAGTATGTGCCATTTTCAACAACCCGCAAGAAAATCCAGGCATGGGAACCGCCAAAAGTGTCTAGTAATTAA